A genomic region of Deltaproteobacteria bacterium HGW-Deltaproteobacteria-18 contains the following coding sequences:
- the flgK gene encoding flagellar hook-associated protein FlgK encodes MPGIASLLNIGKQSLFANQAAIEVVGNNISNANTEGYSRQAVRFEDGYYINYTPGQLGTGVNAAEVVRYFDEFTELLYNTKSSEQQRWQKLYENLQNVEMIFNESNSQGVNSALSAFWADWQTLSTNPEDTSVRAALLGHASNLEQAIGVVQADLQRLQGQTDDTIDAEVKEINTLLTSIAELNSQITVTEETGKNNANGLRDQRATLVRDLAEKIDINYIDNGLGNVIITTRAGHTLVDGSNSFRLAFESAPFSASLDSASTYEGSVSFNGKSSSEYTLEIVNPGLVSGGAVTFKVSVDGGKTWLTDENGLGVFTVTDEGVLLPDGKGSVLFSPETGDTLTAGDRFKILPNKSVFWYETSASKINITPQVLSNGEDNERRLTGGSLAGYFQFRDSSIGGYLEKLDAFAKSLAWEVNRIHSQGTGLDRFEEVVGTYGLVDKDADLGVDAGLIFGDKLESGNLMIGVYDKATGAMVQFQALDFDSGTAGVQNFDPTEHSLQDVVDAINNTFGGTLTASVLDNHLQITSDAGHDFAFGSDTTGLLAALGINTFFEGSDARTLSINNSVRSDSARINTGHVNGAGEMNEGDNTTAAAIAALQSKAVATRTVGEGTTRQTLGEYYSTLVAKAGSDTQSAKFNAEYQEALANDLRSRQESVSGVNLDEEMTNLIKFQHAYTAAAKLITTAESMLEVLLGLKN; translated from the coding sequence ATGCCCGGCATCGCGTCACTGCTCAATATCGGGAAGCAGTCCCTTTTTGCCAATCAGGCGGCCATCGAGGTCGTGGGCAACAACATCTCGAACGCCAATACCGAAGGTTACAGCCGTCAGGCGGTGCGCTTCGAGGATGGCTATTACATCAATTACACTCCGGGCCAGCTCGGGACGGGAGTCAACGCGGCCGAAGTCGTCCGATATTTCGATGAATTCACCGAGCTTCTCTACAATACCAAGAGTTCGGAGCAGCAGCGCTGGCAGAAGCTTTACGAGAATCTGCAGAACGTCGAGATGATCTTCAATGAGTCCAACTCACAAGGGGTCAACTCGGCCCTGTCGGCGTTCTGGGCCGATTGGCAGACCCTGTCCACCAATCCCGAGGACACGAGCGTGCGCGCGGCCCTGCTCGGGCATGCCTCCAACCTGGAGCAGGCCATCGGGGTCGTGCAGGCGGACCTGCAGCGGTTGCAGGGGCAGACGGACGACACCATCGACGCGGAAGTCAAGGAGATAAACACACTCCTGACGAGTATCGCCGAGTTGAACAGTCAGATCACCGTGACCGAAGAGACGGGCAAGAACAACGCCAACGGCCTGCGGGATCAGCGTGCGACACTGGTTCGCGATCTGGCCGAGAAGATCGACATCAATTACATAGATAACGGCCTGGGCAATGTGATCATCACCACCAGGGCCGGGCATACGCTGGTCGATGGCAGCAATTCTTTCAGGCTGGCCTTCGAGTCGGCCCCGTTTTCAGCATCCCTGGACAGCGCCTCGACGTATGAGGGGAGCGTTTCGTTCAATGGCAAGAGCTCCAGCGAGTACACGCTTGAAATCGTGAACCCCGGGCTGGTGTCGGGCGGTGCCGTGACCTTCAAGGTTTCCGTGGACGGAGGCAAGACCTGGCTTACGGATGAAAACGGGCTGGGTGTTTTCACTGTCACGGATGAGGGCGTGCTGCTCCCCGACGGCAAGGGTTCCGTGCTTTTTTCTCCCGAGACCGGTGACACCCTCACCGCCGGGGACCGTTTCAAGATTCTGCCCAACAAATCGGTTTTCTGGTACGAAACGTCCGCCTCCAAGATCAACATCACTCCCCAGGTTCTGAGCAACGGGGAGGACAATGAACGCCGTCTGACCGGCGGCAGCCTGGCCGGGTATTTCCAGTTCCGGGATTCGAGCATCGGCGGCTATCTTGAAAAGCTCGACGCCTTCGCCAAGAGCCTGGCCTGGGAGGTCAACCGGATTCATTCCCAGGGCACGGGCCTTGACCGTTTCGAGGAAGTTGTCGGTACCTACGGGCTGGTGGACAAGGATGCCGATCTTGGCGTCGACGCGGGGCTGATCTTTGGCGACAAGCTGGAGAGCGGCAACCTCATGATCGGGGTTTACGACAAGGCCACCGGAGCGATGGTGCAGTTTCAGGCTCTGGATTTTGACTCAGGAACGGCCGGAGTCCAGAACTTCGATCCGACAGAACACAGCCTGCAGGACGTCGTCGACGCAATCAACAACACTTTCGGCGGAACCCTCACCGCTTCCGTGCTGGATAATCACCTGCAGATCACTTCCGACGCCGGTCATGATTTCGCCTTTGGCTCCGATACGACCGGATTGTTGGCCGCACTCGGCATCAACACATTTTTCGAAGGCTCCGACGCCAGAACCCTGTCGATCAATAACAGCGTGCGCAGCGATTCTGCCCGTATCAATACCGGCCACGTCAATGGTGCCGGGGAAATGAACGAGGGCGACAACACTACGGCCGCCGCCATCGCGGCCTTGCAGTCCAAGGCAGTGGCCACGCGCACCGTGGGCGAGGGCACGACGCGCCAGACACTGGGGGAATATTATTCCACCTTGGTCGCCAAGGCGGGGTCGGACACGCAGTCCGCCAAGTTCAACGCGGAATATCAGGAGGCTCTGGCCAACGATTTGCGGTCGCGGCAGGAATCCGTCTCGGGCGTGAACCTGGACGAGGAAATGACCAACCTGATCAAGTTTCAGCACGCCTACACGGCAGCTGCCAAGCTGATCACAACGGCCGAGTCCATGCTGGAAGTGCTTTTGGGACTCAAGAACTAA